The following are encoded together in the Capsulimonas corticalis genome:
- a CDS encoding type II secretion system protein produces MNTIRTRAAFTLIELLVVIAIISILAAILFPVFAKAREKARQISCMSNLRQLNLGFQQYTQDNDEILPGSTDSGRGGSGILGGWTYFSAVHQFDPSLGSVYPYVKSAQIYVCPSDSDGQNGRQSYAINGCAQLDPINNVNQGKTLASFDAPADNMLLGEEADQNNQAKSTDDGFLVGSGNYFSSRHTGGSNVSMIDGHTKWFGYDTLNTRRIMDGGDGKSACAGG; encoded by the coding sequence ATGAATACGATCCGTACTCGCGCAGCCTTTACTTTGATTGAGCTCCTCGTCGTCATCGCCATCATCTCGATCCTCGCCGCCATTCTCTTCCCGGTCTTCGCGAAGGCCCGGGAGAAGGCCCGGCAGATATCCTGCATGAGCAATTTGCGGCAGCTGAATTTAGGATTTCAGCAGTACACTCAGGACAATGACGAGATCCTTCCGGGATCGACGGATAGCGGCCGAGGAGGAAGCGGAATCCTTGGCGGCTGGACATACTTCTCCGCTGTCCACCAATTCGATCCGTCGCTCGGCAGCGTCTACCCCTATGTCAAGAGCGCGCAGATCTATGTCTGCCCAAGCGATTCCGACGGCCAGAACGGCCGCCAAAGTTACGCAATCAACGGATGCGCGCAGCTGGATCCGATCAACAATGTCAATCAGGGAAAAACGCTGGCCTCTTTCGACGCCCCGGCCGACAATATGCTGCTCGGAGAGGAAGCCGACCAGAACAACCAGGCGAAATCCACGGATGACGGTTTTCTTGTGGGATCAGGCAACTACTTCTCTTCCCGTCACACCGGCGGTTCGAACGTTTCGATGATCGACGGCCACACCAAGTGGTTCGGCTACGACACCCTGAACACGCGGCGTATTATGGACGGAGGCGATGGCAAGTCGGCGTGCGCCGGCGGTTAG
- a CDS encoding M48 family metallopeptidase, which translates to MRTLLALLLLLCCLPIGAAPPRMGMRSAPPELVSPSGALARASLGASSEEVRPPVVTPAARRYSQTRYLLYFAGTAYGLLALWALLTTGLSARLRDLAERLSQRRFLTLLWYYVLFTLAFWVIRLPLILYSGYWLDHAYGLSHQSFGAWMGDVAKSHLVDVATTVPVLWLVFWLMGRSPRRWPLGLWLACIPLIAVGMFASPLIVDPIFNKFTPMAPGPLKTRIEALAATAGIPDAPILVADKSRQTDETNAYVNGVGTSARIVLWDTTLKKMPPDQVVAIVGHEMGHYVLKHLYWGFLETFAGLLIALPLARGCYDRLIARWGDRWRLRDARDYAAIPAIFLVVSALSFFSEPIVNWQSRRVEHAADAYGLQVTGDRAAMARGFVSLSEQNLSDPNPPPFIKFWLFSHPPLQERIDFALGKK; encoded by the coding sequence ATGCGTACTCTGCTCGCGCTTCTGCTCCTGCTTTGCTGTCTTCCCATTGGCGCCGCTCCGCCGCGAATGGGCATGCGCTCCGCGCCGCCGGAACTGGTCTCGCCGTCGGGCGCGCTGGCGCGGGCGTCTCTTGGGGCGTCGTCTGAGGAAGTGCGGCCGCCGGTTGTCACTCCCGCCGCCCGTCGATACTCCCAGACCCGGTATCTTCTGTATTTTGCGGGGACGGCGTACGGACTGCTGGCGCTCTGGGCGCTGCTGACGACGGGGCTATCCGCGCGCCTGCGGGATCTGGCGGAACGGCTCTCCCAGCGGCGGTTTCTCACGCTGCTCTGGTATTACGTGCTATTCACGCTGGCGTTTTGGGTGATTCGCCTCCCGCTCATTCTGTACAGCGGCTACTGGCTCGACCACGCTTACGGCCTTTCTCATCAAAGCTTCGGGGCGTGGATGGGCGATGTCGCGAAGTCGCATCTGGTGGACGTGGCGACGACCGTTCCCGTGCTCTGGCTCGTCTTCTGGCTGATGGGGCGCTCGCCGCGCCGCTGGCCGCTAGGATTGTGGCTGGCGTGCATACCGCTGATCGCCGTCGGCATGTTCGCGTCGCCCCTGATCGTCGATCCTATTTTCAATAAATTCACGCCGATGGCGCCCGGCCCCTTGAAAACACGGATCGAAGCGCTGGCGGCGACGGCCGGCATTCCGGATGCGCCGATTTTGGTGGCGGACAAGAGCCGGCAGACCGATGAGACCAACGCCTATGTGAACGGGGTGGGGACGTCGGCGCGGATCGTGCTCTGGGACACCACACTGAAGAAGATGCCGCCCGATCAAGTCGTGGCGATTGTGGGGCACGAGATGGGGCACTATGTGCTCAAGCATCTCTATTGGGGATTTCTGGAAACCTTCGCGGGATTGCTGATCGCGCTGCCGCTGGCGCGCGGGTGTTACGATCGGTTGATCGCGCGCTGGGGAGATCGCTGGAGATTGCGCGACGCGCGTGATTACGCCGCGATCCCGGCGATCTTTCTTGTCGTCAGCGCGCTCAGTTTCTTCTCCGAGCCGATCGTGAACTGGCAGTCCCGCCGTGTGGAGCATGCGGCGGACGCCTACGGCCTGCAAGTCACGGGCGACCGGGCGGCGATGGCGCGCGGCTTCGTGTCACTGTCCGAGCAGAACCTGTCCGATCCCAACCCGCCGCCGTTCATCAAGTTCTGGCTATTTTCCCACCCGCCTTTGCAGGAGCGAATCGACTTCGCGCTAGGCAAAAAATAA
- a CDS encoding tetratricopeptide repeat protein — protein MNTTERKLVFAPWGSDTYGDDILLFEHGLLFGLELAVETAGGMSFADVHEVLGGADKRERPMPALAEADVRALAARAKCDVFVDGMFQCKRDPETGGLTEVIVAMRLFFPKEDKFEAPDALLFHTFQPEGTPAKLTPDYDIFIALQYQLSEALFAALKINPPISFTTDTLQVTPRWDAYELLIKGKRLTQIAENKLGYYEQALQRDPQFFLALYNSAMLYKTQTDYHSARNRLMRAASATEDPRLLGDVYFELGLASIYLGDTKTARNFWEKALEYGGENPSLYVNMAGTYEQEEKWAEARQLNEMALDKFPDFHKAIVNLARLHAMMGQLDQAIPLYERALELQPDDALRHSVLGGCYLAADRIEDARAQFERAVEIDPESDPGKYAQQELTKMGPAKPEGGDDDEGKKKKRWGLW, from the coding sequence ATGAATACGACGGAACGGAAACTGGTGTTCGCGCCCTGGGGCTCGGATACATACGGCGATGATATTTTGCTCTTCGAGCACGGCCTGCTCTTCGGCCTTGAGCTGGCGGTGGAGACCGCCGGCGGGATGAGCTTCGCCGATGTCCACGAGGTCCTCGGCGGCGCGGACAAGCGGGAGCGCCCCATGCCGGCGCTCGCCGAGGCCGACGTGCGCGCCCTGGCGGCCCGGGCGAAGTGCGACGTCTTTGTCGACGGTATGTTTCAGTGCAAGCGCGATCCGGAAACCGGCGGCCTGACCGAAGTCATCGTCGCGATGCGTCTATTTTTCCCCAAGGAAGACAAATTCGAAGCGCCCGACGCCCTGCTGTTCCACACGTTTCAGCCCGAAGGAACGCCCGCCAAGCTCACGCCGGACTACGATATTTTTATCGCCCTGCAATATCAGCTCAGCGAAGCGCTGTTCGCCGCGCTGAAGATCAATCCGCCGATCTCATTCACAACGGACACGCTGCAAGTCACGCCGCGATGGGACGCCTATGAGCTTTTGATCAAGGGCAAGCGCTTGACCCAGATCGCCGAAAACAAGCTGGGCTACTACGAGCAGGCCCTCCAGCGCGATCCGCAGTTCTTCCTCGCGCTTTACAATAGCGCCATGCTTTACAAAACCCAGACCGATTACCACAGCGCCCGCAACCGACTGATGCGCGCCGCCAGCGCCACCGAGGATCCCCGCCTGCTCGGCGACGTTTACTTCGAGCTCGGCTTGGCGTCGATCTATCTGGGCGACACCAAAACTGCCCGCAACTTCTGGGAAAAAGCCTTGGAGTACGGCGGTGAAAACCCGTCGCTTTACGTCAATATGGCCGGCACTTACGAGCAGGAAGAAAAGTGGGCGGAGGCGCGCCAGCTCAACGAGATGGCGCTGGACAAATTCCCGGATTTCCACAAAGCCATCGTCAATCTGGCGCGCCTGCACGCCATGATGGGCCAGCTCGACCAGGCGATCCCCCTCTACGAACGCGCCCTGGAACTCCAGCCCGACGACGCCCTCCGCCACTCCGTCCTCGGCGGCTGCTACCTCGCCGCCGACCGCATCGAAGACGCCCGCGCCCAATTCGAACGCGCCGTCGAAATCGACCCTGAAAGCGATCCCGGCAAATACGCCCAGCAGGAGCTCACAAAGATGGGCCCGGCGAAGCCCGAAGGTGGGGACGATGACGAAGGGAAAAAAAAGAAACGGTGGGGACTTTGGTAG